One Falco naumanni isolate bFalNau1 chromosome 13, bFalNau1.pat, whole genome shotgun sequence DNA segment encodes these proteins:
- the COPS7B gene encoding COP9 signalosome complex subunit 7b isoform X3 has protein sequence MKCIPYSVLLKDLDMRNLRELEDLIIEAVYTDIIQGKLDQRNQVLEVDFCIGRDIQKKDISNIVKTLQEWCDGCEAVLLGIEQQVLRANQYKENHHRTQQQVEMEVTNIKKTLKATASSSAQEMEQQLVERECPPHTEQRQPTKKMSKVKGLVSSRH, from the exons ATGAAG TGCATTCCCTATTCTGTGTTGCTGAAGGACCTGGATATGAGGAATTTGAGGGAGCTGGAAGACTTAATTATTGAAGCAGTTTATACAGATATTATCCAAGGGAAGCTGGATCAACGAAACCAGGTGCTAGAGGTGGATTTTTGTATCGGCAGAGACATTCAGAAGAAGGACATCAGCAATATTGTCAAAACACTCCAGGAATG GTGTGATGGTTGTGAAGCAGTTCTTTTAGGAATTGAGCAGCAAGTACTTAGAGCCAACCAATACAAAGAGAATCATCACCGAACTCAGCAGCAGGTAGAGATGGAG GTCAcaaacataaagaaaacattaaaagctACAGCCTCGTCGTCGGCACAGGAGATGGAACAGCAGCTGGTAGAGCGAGAGTGCCCTCCACACACAGAACAAAGGCAGCCCACAAAGAAGATGTCCAAAGTCAAAGGGCTGGTCTCCAGCCGTCACTAG
- the NPPC gene encoding C-type natriuretic peptide has protein sequence MQISPLLAGGLLLALLSVRLEAKPASQLPQKASRGSAAAAAAAAAGPPEAAEREKERDKERSGSGSSGEAREARAETRPRAGWARLLQDPPGRRHKGLHKKGLGKGCFGLKLDRIGAMSGLGC, from the exons ATGCAGATCTCACCCTTGCTGGCTGGTGGACTTTTACTTGCTCTGCTCTCCGTCAGGCTGGAGGCGAAGCCGGCGTCTCAGCTCCCACAGAAG GCCTCCCGCGGCtcggcagcggcggcggcggcggcggcggcgggtccGCCCGAGGCGGCGGAGCGGGAGAAGGAGCGGGACAAGGAGcgcagcggcagcggcagcagcg gggAGGCGCGGGAGGCGCGGGCCGAGACGCGGCCGCGGGCGGGCTGGGCGCGGCTGCTGCAGGAcccgccgggccgccgccaCAAGGGGCTGCACAAGAAGGGCCTGGGCAAGGGCTGCTTCGGCCTCAAGCTGGACCGCATCGGCGCCATGAGCGGCCTCGGCTGCTGA